One window of the Isachenkonia alkalipeptolytica genome contains the following:
- a CDS encoding HAD family hydrolase: protein MKKIGALFDVDGTLYRDSLMVEHFKKMIKYEIIDPSIWHNEAKKTFHNWDKRQGNYEDYLLEVAQIYLNSVKGISRKHMEFMCDQVIAKKGERVYRYTRDRIQWHKEQGHTIIFISGGPDYLVEKMAEKYGVQDFIGTRYHVDSQGLLTGEIDQMWDSHSKEAAIKEFEQKYELDLPRSYAYGDTNGDISMLKAVGNPTAINPVRELLVNIKKDERLKEKVQLIVERKDVIYKLGNDVEIIN, encoded by the coding sequence ATGAAGAAAATAGGTGCATTATTTGACGTTGATGGAACACTATATAGAGATTCTTTAATGGTGGAGCATTTTAAAAAAATGATTAAATATGAAATTATTGATCCTTCCATATGGCATAATGAAGCCAAAAAGACTTTTCATAACTGGGATAAACGACAAGGAAACTATGAAGACTATCTCCTTGAAGTCGCTCAAATATATTTGAATTCCGTAAAGGGAATCAGCCGAAAGCATATGGAGTTCATGTGTGACCAGGTAATTGCAAAAAAAGGGGAAAGGGTCTACCGATATACCCGAGATCGTATCCAGTGGCATAAAGAACAGGGACATACCATCATCTTTATTTCCGGCGGACCGGATTATTTAGTGGAGAAGATGGCAGAAAAATATGGGGTACAAGATTTTATAGGGACCAGATATCATGTAGATTCCCAGGGATTATTAACCGGGGAGATCGATCAAATGTGGGACTCCCATAGTAAAGAAGCAGCCATTAAAGAGTTTGAACAAAAATATGAGTTGGACTTACCGAGAAGTTATGCTTATGGGGATACCAACGGTGATATTTCCATGTTGAAGGCGGTAGGAAATCCAACAGCCATTAATCCGGTAAGGGAACTCTTAGTAAATATAAAAAAAGATGAGAGATTAAAAGAAAAAGTACAATTGATCGTAGAACGAAAGGATGTAATATATAAACTGGGTAACGACGTGGAAATTATCAATTAA
- a CDS encoding Na/Pi cotransporter family protein, which produces MEIFFGVLGGLGLFLYGMHVMSSSLQRAAGDKLKDIIGVLTTNRFLGVIVGAVVTAVIQSSSATTVMVVGFVNAGMMNLSQALGVIMGANIGTTITAQVISFRVDEYAPIVIGVAVIIWLSTKNRKVKQISEAFIGFGILFVGMTFMGDALRPLREMQAFHDLIISFSENPILGVLAGFFITVALQSSTASTSIVLALSLQGLVPLAAALPVLFGINIGTTVTAIISSIGANRTARRAAAAHFVFNIAGTLIFLVFLRVPLYLVVEQLSPTNVTRQIANAHTIFNITSTLMLLPFAGLIVKTAKKIVPGDEDVQEGIKYIDIRLLETPSIALNSAMRETLHMGNTAKKTLHSALKGFFNKNEKEIMEGFRIEKVVNEIERELSGYLVKLSNTDISKKNREILTGLFNTINDIERVGDHADNIAELAMYRLENKLYFSEKAIDELDEMSTMTIDAYEKSLTALTNLDQSLALEVLEIENRIDEQEKALRTNHIERLNNNLCNTGSGVVFLDIISNLERISDHASNIAYAVLDQIKLNSQS; this is translated from the coding sequence ATGGAAATATTTTTTGGTGTTTTAGGAGGGCTTGGTCTTTTTCTTTATGGTATGCATGTAATGAGTTCCAGTTTACAAAGGGCAGCTGGAGATAAACTGAAAGACATTATCGGGGTGCTAACCACAAACCGATTTTTGGGCGTTATTGTAGGAGCTGTGGTAACTGCTGTTATCCAAAGCAGTAGTGCAACAACAGTAATGGTTGTTGGCTTTGTGAATGCAGGAATGATGAACTTGAGTCAAGCCTTAGGGGTTATTATGGGTGCTAATATCGGGACAACAATAACTGCTCAAGTAATTTCCTTTAGAGTGGACGAGTATGCACCGATCGTTATCGGTGTTGCTGTAATAATCTGGTTAAGCACAAAAAACCGAAAGGTCAAACAGATATCCGAAGCCTTTATCGGTTTTGGTATTCTTTTTGTGGGGATGACCTTTATGGGAGATGCTCTAAGACCCCTTAGAGAAATGCAAGCTTTTCACGACTTAATTATTAGTTTTTCCGAAAATCCGATTTTAGGCGTTTTAGCCGGTTTCTTCATCACGGTTGCACTGCAAAGTAGTACAGCCTCTACAAGTATTGTTTTGGCCTTATCCTTACAAGGTTTGGTGCCTCTTGCCGCGGCCCTGCCTGTCTTGTTTGGAATTAATATCGGAACTACGGTTACTGCAATAATTTCTTCTATCGGAGCTAACCGAACAGCTCGTAGAGCTGCAGCAGCCCACTTTGTATTCAATATAGCGGGAACCTTGATATTTTTGGTTTTCCTAAGAGTACCACTATACTTGGTGGTTGAACAATTATCACCAACAAATGTTACAAGACAGATTGCCAATGCCCATACTATTTTTAATATTACCAGCACATTGATGCTATTACCCTTTGCGGGATTAATTGTAAAAACCGCTAAAAAAATTGTTCCGGGAGATGAGGATGTCCAGGAAGGTATCAAATATATTGATATACGGTTATTAGAAACCCCATCAATAGCTTTGAATTCCGCGATGAGAGAAACTCTTCATATGGGAAATACGGCGAAAAAAACCCTTCATAGCGCTTTGAAAGGCTTTTTCAATAAAAATGAAAAAGAGATCATGGAAGGATTTCGCATTGAAAAAGTGGTAAATGAAATTGAACGGGAACTCTCGGGATATCTTGTTAAACTTTCCAACACGGATATTTCCAAAAAGAATCGTGAGATTCTTACAGGCCTTTTTAATACGATTAATGATATTGAACGGGTAGGGGATCATGCGGACAACATTGCAGAGCTTGCTATGTATCGATTGGAAAATAAATTGTATTTCTCGGAAAAGGCCATCGATGAGTTGGACGAAATGAGTACGATGACCATTGATGCTTATGAAAAGTCGTTAACCGCTTTAACCAACTTAGATCAATCTCTTGCCTTAGAGGTTTTGGAAATTGAAAATCGGATTGATGAGCAAGAGAAAGCGTTACGTACAAATCATATTGAACGTTTAAACAATAATTTATGTAATACAGGATCCGGAGTAGTCTTCTTGGATATTATCAGCAATTTGGAAAGAATCAGTGACCATGCATCCAATATTGCTTATGCGGTATTAGATCAAATCAAGTTAAATTCTCAGTCATAA